TTAACTTTAAGTGAAAAGAAAAAACATTTTAAAGTTTGTTAGTTTATTAGGTATTGGTTCGTTTGTAATGTTAGCAGCTGCTAGCTGTACTCAAGCTAGCACTCCAACTCCTACCCCAACACCTAACCCTGAACCAAAACCAGATCCAATGCCAAACCCTCCTAGCGGCGGTATGAATGGTGGAAATACTAATCCAGGTGGTGGACAAAATATGATGGATGCTGCAGCTCAAGAATTAACTGCTGCTAAAAAAGTTTTAAGTGATTTAATTGGTGAAGAATCTAAGACTGTTGAATTATATGCAGACTATGCAAAAATTAAAGCTGACTTGACTTCTGCGTACGCAGTTGCTAAAACGACTTCAGATAGTTCAACATCAACTTTAGATCAAGTTAAAACAGCAACATCAACGTTACAAACAGCAATTGATGCAGCAGTTAAAGCTAGAACAGATTTCGATGCAGTTAATGGTCCATTAGTGGCTGCATATAATGCTTTAAAAGAAACATTAAAAAATGAAAAATCTAATTTAGATCTAGTAATGGCTGCTGAATTCGCAGCAATTAAAAACAATCTTGATAGTTTATATCAAACTGCTAAAACGCTTGTTGAAGGAACACTTCAGCCTAAGATGGAAAATAGCCCTCAAGTTGAAGCTGTAAATCAAGCTAATCAAGCAATTGTTGATGCTACTCGAATGCTTGAAACTAGAAAAAATAATGCAAGTACACTAAATACAAGCTTCTTAAAAGAAACGCTAAAAAGTGCTTCTTTATCTGCAGCTACTGGAGATAATGCGACTACAGTCCAACAACAACCAGGTGACTATAGTTTTGTAGCTTATGCTAGTGACATAACAAGTCCAAACTGAAATTTTGCACAAAGAACAGTTTGAACAGCAGATACTAAACTTGTTACCAGCCCTTTACCTAATAATTCACAAAACTCTGCTCCTTTAACAGATGTATCATGAATTTATAGTTTAACTCGAACAGATGCAAAATATACCTTAACATTTAATTATTATGGGCCAGATACAGCTTATTTATATTTTCCTTATAAGTTAGTTAAAGGTGCCGATAAAAATAATATCGGGCTTCAATATAAATTAAACGACGGTAATTTTGAGCAAATCAATTTTGCACCAACACAACCTGTTGAATCAGAATCAGAATCAGCAGCAACTGAACCGGCTAGATCAACTATGCCTCAATCAGCACGAGAAAATCAAACTTCTGAAGAAAATATGACTGCTGCTAGCCAATTAAATCCAACTCTTACAGTAAGTGATATTAATGTTGCTAAAGTGACTTTATCTAATTTAAAGTTTGGTTCTAACACAATTGAATTTAGTGTTCCCACTCAAGCTGAAGATGAAATGCCTAAAGTCGCTCCAATGATTGGTAATATGTATTTAACTTCATCTGATAGTGATGTTAATAAAAACAAGATTTATGATGATCTTTTTGGAAATAATTCAGTTCAACAAGATAATAAAACAGCTGTTACAGTTGATTTATTAAAAGGTTATAGTCTTGCAACTAGTTGAAGAACATATATTCGTCAATTTACTGGTTTAACAGGTAATGGCGCACAAACTTCTGACCCTGTTTATTTAATTGGTTTGATTGGTGGTAGCGGGAATCGTACAGTTGCAAGCGCCCAAATGAATAAAAAAAATAATCCCCATGTGAATGGCGATACAAGAACATTCACAATACATGTAAATGCACCAGTAAACGGGAACTATCACATAAGTGGTGCGTATTTACAAGGATCGACTTCAGCAAGAAGTCTAAAATTCTCAACAGGTGAGATGGCTCAAAATGTTGTTACAGTAACAAATCTAAAACAAGATAATTGAACAGCATTAGGTCACTTTGATACTAATAAGATGGATAGTACTACTGTTTCAGGAACAGATGAACAAATGAAAAAAACTCTAACCTTAAATAAAGGTTTAAATAAAATTATCTTATCAGGTGTAAGTAATAGAGACACTCCATTTATTGGTAACCTAACATTTACTCTAGAAAGCAATCAAACGACTGGTGAATAAGTATAAGCCTAGTTCTGCTATTGCAGAAAAGAATATATAAGCGCTAAGTTAGTTACATAAAATTATTAGCCCAGGATCGTTAAAGCGGTTCTGGTGTTTTTTTGTTTAGTTAAGACAAATTGAGTTGTTGTATTTAATATATAAAATAACTAAAATCCTTTAAAAATAGAGAAGAAGAAGAAGAAGAAGAAGAAGAAGAAGAAGAAGAAGAAGTTCTTAGAAGTTCTGGAGTCTTGGTTTGGCTTGATGAGCGAAAATAAACCCGATTTATTACTTACTGAACTTTATATATTCTTTAGACAATAATAGACGTGGTGAACGTAAGTTATTGACTTAACTTTAAGTGAAAAGAAAAAACATTTTAAAGTTTGTTAGTTTATTAGGTATTGGTTCATTTGTGATGTTGGCAGCTGCAAGCTGTACTACACCGGTCAACCCAACACCTAACCCAACACCTAACCCTGAACCAAAGCCAAATCCAACACCTAACCCTGAACCAAAGCCAATGCCAAATCCTGGTGGTGGTGGTGAAAGTATGGACAATGCTGCTCAAGAATTAGCAGCTGCTAGAACTGCTTTAACTAGTTTGTTAGCTAGCAAGAACGCAAATGTTGAGATGTATTCTGATTATGCCAAAATCAAAAACGACTTAACAGCTGCATACACAACTGCTGAACAAACTTCTCAAAATTCATCTGCTACACTAGAACAAGTAAAGAACGCTACATCAACTTTACAAACAGCTATTAATACAGCTAATAGCAATAAACAAAAATTTGATCAAGATCACAGCGAGTTACTAACATCTTACAAGAATTTAAAAACTGTAGTTGGTAAAAAAGATGCTGTTGTAATGGAGTTAAAAGATTCAAAATATAGCGCAATTTTAAATGAAATTAACTCTGCATCTTTAAAAGCTGAAAAGATCATAAAAGAAACATTAGATCCAATTAGTGGTGAGATTCCAACATCTAAGATGATTACAGATGGAACTGCTAATATCGAAAAAGTAATAAATAGCGAAACTCTTATGTCGCAAAAAGAGAACGCTGATCAGTTTGCTAATTTCAAAGCTTATACAATAGTTAAAGAAAAAATTATGGGAACTGATGATACTCATAATCAAGCACAACCAGCAAACTATAGTTTTGTAGGTTATAGCGTTGATGTAACTGGAACTACTACAGCTCCTGGTTCAGAAACAGCTCTTCCTAACTGAAACTATGCTCAGAGAACGATTTTCACAAGTGGTGATCAACCAACTAAGATTGATACTCCTGCAGCTTCAGACGAAACTCCAGCTCAACCTTTATCAAATGTTTCTTGAATTTATAGTTTAGCAGGTAATGGAGCTAAATATACGCTAGATTTCACCTACTATGGACCATCAACAGGTTATTTATATTTCCCTTATAAGTTAGTTAAAAATAGTGATAGTGTTGGTTTACAATATAAGTTAAATAATATTCCTACTGAAACAGCAATCACTTTTGGTAATATGCAAAATGCCAACGGTCCAACTGCAACAGTGGATAGTATTAATATAGCTAAAGTTACTTTATCTAATTTAAATTTTGGAGCAAACAAAATTGAATTCAGTGTTCCTGCAGAAAAAGTAGCTCCGATGATTGGTAATATGTATCTTACTTCATCAGCTGATGAAGCTAATAAACAAAAAATCGAAAATAGTATTTTTGGTAATAGTGTTACAACTGAAAATAATAGAACAATAATTTCAGTTGATGCTTTAAGTGGTTATAGTTTAGCTTCTGATTGATCAACATTTGTTGGAAGGTATACAGACCAACAGTTAACCTTAGATGGAAAAATGATGCCTGATCAAAAATATTATCTAATCGGTTATGTTGGTGGTAATACTGGCGCTCGTAATGTTACTGGGATAACAGAAAAAACAAACGAGCAAAGATCTCCAGTAGCTAGTACTCCAAAAACAAGAACTTATACATTCTATGTAAATGCTCCAAAAGCAGGTGCTTATTATATTAAAGGAGTGTTCGCTTCAAAGGTTCGTAGAGATCTTAAATTCAGTACCGGAGATATGTCTTCTAATAATAATGTAACTGTAAGACAATTGTCTACAAATAATTTAACTACATTAAAAACCTTTGATACCTCTGCAACAACAGGACCTACCCGAGTTACAACTGTTCCTGATAATAGAAAGACATTAACTCTAGTAGAAGGATTAAATAAGATAGTAGTTAGTGGAGCTACTGCAGATATGGGTAATGCTCCAAATTTTGGATATTTAGAATTTATTCTTAATGAAACCCAACCTGAAACTACTAATGTTTCAAATCCATCTTAGTAATAGAAAATATATGTAATCAAGCTGAGTTAGTTAAGTATTTTACATAAGTTATTTTGTTTGTCATTTAACATCAAAATCAATCGGGATTTTGATGTTTTTTTATTTTGAATTTTTTTAAAAAACATTTCTCTGAATTTGTTATAAAAATTAGTGAAACCTTTGATTTTCGAAGAAGAAGAAGAAGAAGAAGAAGAAGAAGAAGAAGAAATTCTTAGGAGTTCTGGGGTTTGGGGTTGAGCTAATCAGCGAAAATAAACCAGATTTATTACTTACTGAACTTTATATATTCTTATAGACAATAATAGACGTGGTGAACGTAAGTTATTGGCTTAACTTTAAGTGAAAAGAAAAAACATTTTAAAGTTTGTTAGTTTATTAGGTATTGGTTCATTTGTGATGTTGGCAGCTGCAAGCTGTACTACACCGGTCAACCCAACACCTAACCCAACACCTAACCCTGAACCAAAGCCAAATCCAATGCCAAACCCTCCTAGTGGTGGTATGAATGGTGGAGATACTAATCCAGGGAATGGATAATTCTGCTCAGCAATTAGCAGCTGCTAAAACAGCTTTAACTACTTTATTAAATGGTCAAACTGAAAAAGTTGGATTATACGTTGATTACGCAAAAATTAGTGCAAAACTTTCAGCAGCTTATACTACTGCTAAAAACGTACTTAATAATTCTGCTTCCACTACTCAGAATATTAATGCTGCTAGAACAACATTAGAAGCAGAAATTGCTGCAGCAGCTAAAGCAAAAACTGATTTTGATGCACAGCACGGGCCACTAGTGGAAGCATATAACAATCTAAAAGAAACGTTAAAAGAAGAAAAAACTAATTTAGATTCTCTTGCAAACGAAAATTATGCAGCAATCAGAACTAATCTTAATAGTTTATATGAAAAAGCCAATACTATTGTTACAGCTACTTTAGACCCTGCTACTGGAAATATTCCTCAAGTTATGAGTGTAACACAAGCTAATCAAGATATTACTAATGCAACTTCAAAACTAGTAGCTTGAAAACAAAATGCTGATAATTTAGCTAACAGTTTTATCAAACAGTCTTTAGTTAAAAATAATTTGACTGGAGTTGATGAAGCAAATAATCAGGAGCAACCAGGAAATTACAGTTTTGTTGGTTTTAGTGTTGATGTTAATGGTCCGCAAAATAATAATCGCCCTAATTGAAGCTTTGCTGAAAGAAAAGTTTGGGCCTCTGAAAATACTCCTTTAGCAACTACACCAGCTGAAGATGCAACACAACAAGCTGCACCCTTAACAGATGTTTCATGAATCTATAGTTTAAATGATGCTGAAGCTAAATACACATTAAGTTTTCGTTACTTTGGAGTTGAAAAAACAGCTTACTTATATTTCCCTTATAAATTAGTTAAAACTGGTGATAATGTTGGTTTACAATATAAGTTAAATGGTGGTGATACTAAACAAATTAACTTTGTACAAACTCCAGCTTCTGGTCCAAGTGATGGTGCTGCTAGTGAAGAAGAAACTATGGCTAGTCCTGCTGAAATGCAGTCAGCACCAACTGTTGACGATATTAAGATTGCTAAAGTCGCTTTATCTAATCTAAACTTTAATTCAAACACAATTGAATTTAGTGTTCCTACAGGTAAAGTAGCTCCGATGATTGGAAATATGTATTTAACTTCATCTAATGCGGAAGTTAATAAAAACAAAATTTATGATGATCTATTCGGCAACACTTTTAATAATGAAAATAATCCAACAGCGGTTACTGTTGAACTATTAAAAGGTTATAGTCTTGCTGCTAGTTGAAGAACATATATTCGTCAATTTACTGATTTAAGAGATAATCGCGTACAAACCTCTGACCCTGTTTATTTAATTGGTTTGATTGGTGGTAATGCAAATAGATCAACTAGCGGCCTATCAAATGTAAAAACTTCTCCTGATGTAAATGGTGATAGAAGAACATTTACAATCTATGTAAATGCGCCTATGAATGGTGAGTATTCTATAAGTGGTTCATACCTTACTAATAATGATAGAAATTTAGTATTATCTACATCTAATACTGAAAGCTCTTCAAATCATACTGTTACAATTACTGTTAAAGGTAAAAATAACTGAACTACCTTAGGTACTTTTGATACATTTGAAATGAGCACCACTAATGGTAATTCTGTTAAAGATATGAAGAAAACTTTGACCTTAAAAAAAGGTCTAAATAAAATTACTCTTGCAGGTGGAAAATTACAGAGTAATAACGCCCCTTATATAGGTGATTTAAGTTTTACATTAAGAAATTCTGTTTCTAATACTGATAGTAGTACAAATGCCGTTGAAATGCCTAAATAAATTCTTCACATGAAGATAAACCCGCTAAGTTAGTTACATAAAATTATTAGCACTAGAATTGCTAGAACGGTTCTGGTGTTTTTTTATCTTTAAAAAAGTTGATAAGTAATAACTGTATGTGGTTTCAACTATAAAAACTTATAAAATCCTTTGTTTTTCGAAGAAGAAGAAGAAGAAGTTATTAGAAGTTTAGGAGTTAGCGACTGCTCTGATCAGCGAAAATAAATTCGATTTATTACTTACTGAACTTTATATATTCTTTAGATAATAATAGACGTGGTGAACGTAAGTTATTGGCTTAACTTTAAGTGAAAAGAAAAAACATTTTAAAGTTT
The nucleotide sequence above comes from Mycoplasmoides gallisepticum. Encoded proteins:
- a CDS encoding FIVAR domain-containing protein → MKRKNILKFVSLLGIGSFVMLAAASCTQASTPTPTPTPNPEPKPDPMPNPPSGGMNGGNTNPGGGQNMMDAAAQELTAAKKVLSDLIGEESKTVELYADYAKIKADLTSAYAVAKTTSDSSTSTLDQVKTATSTLQTAIDAAVKARTDFDAVNGPLVAAYNALKETLKNEKSNLDLVMAAEFAAIKNNLDSLYQTAKTLVEGTLQPKMENSPQVEAVNQANQAIVDATRMLETRKNNASTLNTSFLKETLKSASLSAATGDNATTVQQQPGDYSFVAYASDITSPNWNFAQRTVWTADTKLVTSPLPNNSQNSAPLTDVSWIYSLTRTDAKYTLTFNYYGPDTAYLYFPYKLVKGADKNNIGLQYKLNDGNFEQINFAPTQPVESESESAATEPARSTMPQSARENQTSEENMTAASQLNPTLTVSDINVAKVTLSNLKFGSNTIEFSVPTQAEDEMPKVAPMIGNMYLTSSDSDVNKNKIYDDLFGNNSVQQDNKTAVTVDLLKGYSLATSWRTYIRQFTGLTGNGAQTSDPVYLIGLIGGSGNRTVASAQMNKKNNPHVNGDTRTFTIHVNAPVNGNYHISGAYLQGSTSARSLKFSTGEMAQNVVTVTNLKQDNWTALGHFDTNKMDSTTVSGTDEQMKKTLTLNKGLNKIILSGVSNRDTPFIGNLTFTLESNQTTGE
- a CDS encoding FIVAR domain-containing protein; its protein translation is MKRKNILKFVSLLGIGSFVMLAAASCTTPVNPTPNPTPNPEPKPNPTPNPEPKPMPNPGGGGESMDNAAQELAAARTALTSLLASKNANVEMYSDYAKIKNDLTAAYTTAEQTSQNSSATLEQVKNATSTLQTAINTANSNKQKFDQDHSELLTSYKNLKTVVGKKDAVVMELKDSKYSAILNEINSASLKAEKIIKETLDPISGEIPTSKMITDGTANIEKVINSETLMSQKENADQFANFKAYTIVKEKIMGTDDTHNQAQPANYSFVGYSVDVTGTTTAPGSETALPNWNYAQRTIFTSGDQPTKIDTPAASDETPAQPLSNVSWIYSLAGNGAKYTLDFTYYGPSTGYLYFPYKLVKNSDSVGLQYKLNNIPTETAITFGNMQNANGPTATVDSINIAKVTLSNLNFGANKIEFSVPAEKVAPMIGNMYLTSSADEANKQKIENSIFGNSVTTENNRTIISVDALSGYSLASDWSTFVGRYTDQQLTLDGKMMPDQKYYLIGYVGGNTGARNVTGITEKTNEQRSPVASTPKTRTYTFYVNAPKAGAYYIKGVFASKVRRDLKFSTGDMSSNNNVTVRQLSTNNLTTLKTFDTSATTGPTRVTTVPDNRKTLTLVEGLNKIVVSGATADMGNAPNFGYLEFILNETQPETTNVSNPS